A window of the Arachis duranensis cultivar V14167 chromosome 5, aradu.V14167.gnm2.J7QH, whole genome shotgun sequence genome harbors these coding sequences:
- the LOC107489267 gene encoding eukaryotic translation initiation factor 5A-like has product MSDEEHHFEAKGDAGASKTYPQQAGTIRKNAYIVIKNRPCKVVEVSTSKTGKHGHAKCHFVGIDIFTGKKLEDIVPSSHNCDVPHVNRTDYQLIDISEDGFVSLLTETGGTKDDLKLPSDESLLSQIKDGFAEGKDLVVSVMSSMGEEQICGLKDIGPK; this is encoded by the exons ATGTCTGATGAGGAGCACCATTTCGAGGCTAAGGGTGATGCAGGAGCATCAAAAACATATCCACAACAAGCTGGAACCATTAGGAAGAATGCTTACATTGTTATCAAAAACAGACCTTGCAAG GTTGTAGAGGTTTCAACTTCGAAAACTGGGAAGCATGGACACGCGAAGTGTCACTTTGTTGGTATTGACATTTTCACTGGGAAGAAGCTTGAAGATATTGTCCCATCTTCCCATAACTGTGAT GTTCCTCATGTCAACCGAACTGACTACCAGCTCATTGATATCTCCGAGGATGGATTT GTGAGTCTGCTCACTGAGACGGGTGGCACTAAGGATGATCTTAAGCTTCCAAGTGATGAAAGTCTACTTTCACAG ATCAAGGATGGATTTGCTGAGGGTAAGGATTTGGTCGTGTCAGTTATGTCTTCCATGGGCGAGGAGCAGATTTGTGGCCTTAAGGACATTGGCCCCAAGTAG